The Sphingobacteriaceae bacterium genome has a segment encoding these proteins:
- a CDS encoding M61 family peptidase: MPRYLIQQKNPASHYIYFDLVIENINADKLQLQLPAWRPGRYELGNFAKNIKRLDVFNASGEIIPFTKLTKDLWEINTQGINSLKVTYSYYAAELNAGSCYADTDQVYINPVHCCFQISGKENEEHILELKLPDNYQIVSSLKKNNNCLIAESFEELVDSPLMASANIQSEKYTVNDIDFYLDFNGICSPDFEQMKKDFISFTKKTIEFWGDMPVKEYRFLFQILTNKFYHGVEHQNCTVIAIGPGYAINSGKTYEDILGVSCHELFHTWNVKFIRPAEMYPYNYTQENYAKTGYVYEGFTTYYGDKLLYSSQVFNTEQYFETLQERLFKHFHNFGRYNLSVADSSWETWLDGYVPGAPYRKTNIYDEGSLIALMLDVQILKATQNKKSLRDVCVALYNDIAKNKKGYTETDIISYANKISGTDLNDFFKKFVYNSTDYEEGLLTAFEYLGIEFRKEQNPALCEHAYGFKIIEVTNSAKVSLVAPYSPAWKCGLFAGDEIIAINGIVLKNNLNNWLSYFENKVEVELLVNSGDKIKNLKLSKDKKGNSWFFIPKLTITSTATASQKDNFKAWIHF; encoded by the coding sequence ATGCCACGTTATTTAATTCAACAAAAAAACCCGGCTTCTCATTATATTTATTTTGATTTAGTTATAGAAAATATTAATGCCGACAAACTTCAATTGCAACTTCCTGCCTGGCGTCCCGGCAGATACGAACTGGGTAATTTTGCCAAAAATATTAAGAGACTGGATGTTTTTAATGCTTCCGGTGAAATCATTCCATTTACTAAACTAACAAAAGATCTTTGGGAAATCAACACACAAGGAATTAATAGTTTGAAAGTAACTTATAGTTATTATGCAGCCGAATTAAATGCAGGGTCTTGTTATGCCGATACAGATCAAGTTTATATTAATCCTGTTCATTGTTGTTTTCAAATATCCGGAAAAGAAAATGAAGAGCATATTTTAGAATTAAAATTACCCGATAACTACCAAATTGTTTCTTCTCTGAAAAAAAATAATAATTGTCTTATTGCTGAAAGTTTTGAAGAATTGGTTGATTCGCCTCTAATGGCTTCTGCCAATATTCAATCAGAAAAATATACGGTAAATGATATTGATTTCTATTTGGATTTTAATGGCATTTGCAGCCCTGATTTTGAACAAATGAAAAAAGATTTTATTTCATTCACCAAAAAAACTATTGAATTTTGGGGAGATATGCCTGTAAAAGAATATCGATTTCTTTTTCAAATATTAACCAATAAATTTTATCACGGAGTTGAACATCAAAATTGTACCGTTATTGCAATTGGTCCGGGTTATGCTATTAATTCCGGTAAAACCTATGAAGATATTTTGGGTGTAAGCTGCCATGAGTTATTCCATACCTGGAATGTGAAATTCATAAGACCGGCAGAAATGTATCCCTATAACTATACTCAAGAAAATTACGCCAAAACAGGATATGTTTATGAAGGCTTTACTACTTACTATGGCGATAAACTTTTGTATAGTAGCCAAGTATTTAATACGGAACAATATTTTGAAACATTACAGGAACGTTTATTTAAACATTTCCACAACTTTGGAAGATATAATTTGAGCGTAGCCGATAGTAGTTGGGAAACCTGGCTGGATGGTTATGTGCCCGGAGCTCCTTATCGTAAAACTAACATTTATGATGAAGGAAGCTTAATTGCTTTAATGCTCGACGTTCAAATTTTAAAAGCAACTCAAAATAAAAAATCTTTACGCGATGTTTGTGTTGCACTTTATAATGACATTGCCAAAAATAAAAAAGGATATACCGAAACGGATATTATTAGCTATGCAAATAAAATATCAGGAACTGATTTGAACGACTTTTTTAAAAAATTTGTTTACAACTCAACAGATTATGAAGAAGGATTGTTGACAGCCTTTGAATATTTAGGAATTGAATTTCGAAAAGAACAAAATCCGGCTTTATGCGAACACGCGTATGGTTTCAAAATAATTGAAGTAACCAACTCTGCAAAAGTAAGCCTGGTTGCGCCCTATTCTCCCGCGTGGAAGTGTGGGTTATTTGCCGGAGACGAAATCATAGCCATCAACGGAATAGTATTAAAAAATAACCTCAACAATTGGTTAAGTTATTTTGAAAATAAGGTGGAAGTGGAATTATTGGTGAATAGCGGAGATAAAATAAAAAATTTGAAGTTATCAAAAGACAAAAAAGGCAATAGCTGGTTTTTCATTCCTAAACTAACTATCACAAGCACGGCCACAGCAAGTCAAAAAGACAATTTTAAAGCCTGGATTCATTTTTAG